In Emys orbicularis isolate rEmyOrb1 chromosome 14, rEmyOrb1.hap1, whole genome shotgun sequence, the sequence CCCACGGGGTGGGGCGCGGCCCGCCCCGCCCGTGAATTCAATGTGcgcacagcccccgcccccatccaccgGGGCCTGCCCCAGCCGCGTGGGGCACGCGCCCTTCGCCCGCCGCACACGGGCTGCTGGGAGCGAGCCGGAGGGCGGGCTTCGCGCAATCCCCAACCCGGCGCTCTGACTCCGGGGAGGAAAGTTTCCCTGCCTGCATTTGTCCCCTCTCGGCGGCCTTAGTCACGTGGGCGGGCCCGGGCCCACGACGTGCTTCGGGCTCAGGGTCCCCTCAGGCCAGCATGGCCGCCTCTGCCTGTCGCGCTCCGGAGCCCCGCGTGCTGCTGGGTCTCCGCGACGCCGCCATCCCGGACCCCGGCCGGGACAGCCTGCAGCCCCCGTCCTGGGCCACCAGCACGCTGGGCGGCTCTCCGGTAAGGGGGCCCCTGCGGGGGTGGCCGCGGGTGCCGGACAGGGGAGGGCGGGCTCCCGGGCCGGTAGCGGAGCGGTCGCTGCCGGGGCCAGCCCGGGTCGTTGCGGGCGCCCTGAGGGCGGTGCGAGGCTTGTGCTGCTTTGTAGCGCAATAGCAAAGCGACCTGCTGGTAAAATCCACCGTGCGGGGTCCCCTACAGGGCAGCGGCTCGGCGCCAACGCGGCTGGCGTTTTACCCCCGGATCCTGCCCTTACCTCTGCCTGGGGAGAGTCCCAGTGAGCCCTGGGCACGCACTGGGCTCTGCCCGCCAGAGCTCGCCGCAGGAGCTGCGCCTCAATTAGTGTAATGAGCTTAACCAGGGATGTCAAAAGACCTCCGCTTTCTCCAGCGATTGTGCATGCTCAGTTCTCCTAGATGCACCTGGCACCTGTCAGCCCGGCTGGAATACGGGCTGGTATTTGAAGGATTTTTGCATAGCCATGTTAAGTcaggccatactggctcagaccaatgggccaCCCAACCTAGCTTCCCGCAGTGGCCAGACGCTTCAGATGGAAGTGAACACAATAGGGCAGTTACTGAGcaatccatcctctgttgtctagacccagcttctggcagtcagaaagtTAGGGAtacctagagcatggggttgcgcccctgaccatgttggctaatagtcattgatggacctattctacatgaacttatctaattattttttaaacccaattattcttttggccttcacaacttcccctcacaatgagttccacaggttgactatgtgttgtgtgaagaagtacttccttatgttagttttaaacctgctgcctattaatttcattgggtgaactttggttcatgtgttatgtgaaggggtaaataacacttccatattcacTTGCCCCACACCATAATTTTATATCCCCCTCTCATATCCTGCCTTAGCAGGTCTCAATGCGTTAAATACCACTGTGCAGTGCATCTTGAAATCATCCTTAATCAAGGCCACTGTTTTGTGTCTCCTAGAATTGTGCCCCTTCAGTAACCGTGACTTATCCTTCTTGTGGGATCTGCGGTGCCACCCTGATGCACATAGTGCAGATATATTGCCCCCTTGAAGGCTCACTATTCCACCGTGTCATTAATGTATTTGCTTGTGCCATGAAAGGCTGCTGGGGAAAATCAGAAAGGTATGTATATGGTTTGCATTTCTCTTCTGAGCCTTCTGagtgggtgctactgtaatacaaaaaatGAATCCTGTTATCTTCATTTGCCTTTATCACATTAATTACTTGTTTTTCTTAAGTGTCACTTTCTTATATTTCACTTTAAAGCTGGAAAGTGTTACGCTCCCAGTATTTGCAGATGCAAGGAAAAGAAACACAAGATTGCAAATTAAAGCAGGTATAACTTGCAAGTATGATTTCTTTTTAAGTGTGATATATAGAGTGTAATATTTAGGAACCTCAAACAAAATGTATAGTTTCTTCACAGCTGAGATTTTCCTATTAcaactcccttttttttttaaactatgggtGGGTGAGAATAAAAATGTATGGTTTTCATACTGATAGACTTGAAGTCTGTTTGTATAGTTATTGATTAATTTGACTTGGCAATAAACGaatcagatttgttttttttGACAGAAATGGTGAACCATAATTTTGTAGTAAGTCCTACCATTGTTCCACCTGCCACAAGGATTCAACTTTTAAAAACTGAAGTTATAATATATCCTATTCCATAGATAAATCTTAGCATATTATACATTTGTTTTGcatgtttctctttgttttgggcATTTTTAGTGTCAGTATCTAGCATTGGGGGAAAATTAAATTAAGCATTAAACTGAGAAACTTAGTTCCTTCATTTGTGTCAATAAAAGTATGTGTGAAATGTCTTAGGGACACAGCTCttgaaaattgttctttttattcTCAGAAACAAGAGAATAACTTTGCAACAAACGATTGGTGTGATGGAGCAGATGACTGGGGAATTTGTGATGAAACAGAATATCCTGTGCAAACCACCAGTCACCTACTTGGCTTAAACACAGTGAGCAGTTCCTCCTTGTCCACAGCCACAGTgtgtgcatcccagtttcaaggACTTAGCCTGTCAGAAACTACAGATAGCTCTGATTCCTTACATAGGCCAGTTCCATGTGGAGATGGGATAGTAATGCCTACCTCTTGTCCCAGATTCCAGTCCTACTATATCAGTGTTGTGGATGAGGAAGACTACACTGACTACCTTGATACAGATCATGCACACAAACTTTTAAaggaatatcaacagagggaggGCGTTGATTTGGAACTGTTGATGTCAGAAAGGTGAGAATAGGCTTATAGTCTGTGCTGTTAAATGAAGACTATTTGATAAGCTCCTGTCTGCTGACCTCTTCCAAATTAGTTAAATCACTATTCAAGGTCTAAAACATTAGAGCATCAGTCAATTTTATGCTATCTTAATTATATATTAACAATTAATTATGTTTGATGTATGGATTATGTCCAGTATACTCGTAGTTCTCTAGATTAGTATTGAAACTTCCTTTTCCTGTGGATTTGAGTAGGGGGATTGGATGACTGAGAGATGGACCCATAGAGACTTTATGAAGGAAGTAGTCTGAAAAATAGATTTTGGACATTAGAGTTATTGTATGCTGCTAGAACACTTGTGTAGTTGACCACTTATACCAGGAACAATTGCCACTCTGTTAGAATGTAAAATAGTCTTCCACAACAGAAAAGTGGGGGCTCAATCTGGTACTTAAGTATGAAAGATCATATCACTTGCAGGATATACATACATGCTTCTCTGAAGTAATTTTCCCGTTCAGTTGAATGGACCTTGTTGAAAGAGTATGTTAGAGGACTTGCAATTTTGTATtggcaataaataaaaacaacaccAAAATTAAAAACTGGAAGGGCTTTGAGAGATCACAGAAGGGAATGACAGTAGATATAAACAATATGTGGTGGATTTGATTTCATGCATTATATTACAGGTTAGTTAGAAATAGCTTTAATGATTGTGAGCCAGTGAATATCTAATTACACTTTAATAAAGGGTTGCCTCTAATTTAAGAAACAGGTGTCATTTCATTATGGGTAATGTAACAAGAAACTTCAAAAgtgtgttgttttttccccagagtaACCATACTTATTTTTGAACATGTATACTGTACTGTGCACCTTACTGGCAAAATTTCCCCCTTATTTGTCTAGTTTTGTTGGTGAAGGTGATAATGAGAAGTATGAAAAGAGTGAAGTCAAAAATAGGGACCATGTGTTCCATAAATTTATGAAGAGAATTTCTGCCTGTCATGAACAAATTCTAAGGTATTTTGATAATCTAAACATGTTTTTGGTGGGGTGCAATGTCAGTCATTTGTGTCAGAGAATGACAAGTCTTTGATTTGACATCACTGAAAATGTAatggtttttaaaatttattttaattttgtaagaGTTGTTAAGTGTGGTATGTGTGATACAGTAATAGATGACAAAAACAAACCGTGTTCAGAACAAGTGAGAGTCTCACCCCCTGTTCTGACCCCTTTATGTCAGTAAAAATGGTTGGAGGAGCAAAGAGCCCTGGATTTGGTCAAGGGAGAACTGAGGAAGACCGACAAAGACAACCACTGAGACTCTGGCGTGTGTGTGAGGAACAGGGCTTGTGGTGGAAACGTTAGTACACAGATCATTGGCGATCCCGAGCAGCAGTACTGTCCATAGGCAGCTGATAATCCGCTGTTGTAACTCCATCCCaggccccagagcagcccagaaaTGGAGAGGCACACCTTAGTTTCATTACCTTTGGACTATGATTTCTGTGCTGTGCTTCTCAGAGGTGCAGAACAGTATCCCACATGTTGCATTGAAGCAGAAGCTACCTTTTAACAATGGTTCTTGGCCTCTTGGGAGATGAGGGATCTGTTGTACCAGAAATGTTGTGCTTTACTGTAATGGACCACACTATTGCAAGATGTTAAGAGCCCTCTGTTCCCAATTAACTGGAATTGCATGACTGCATTTAGGGAGAGTTGAGGGTACTGCACATCTTATAGGCATCAGTCAATAGCTTCTGTCTTCTTTTAAATATTGGGAGGCTGCATTGTTTATCGCATCCAGCTCTCTTGTATGACCCTCTAAGTCTTTCCCCCACTTTTAACCTTTGAATAATGGATGAATACTTCTAAAACTTAGGGCATCAGCAGGAATCCAAATCTTTGCCTATTTGTACTGCAAGCAGCTTCTTAGATTTAGAATCCCAAGTACTAATGTGACATTGTCATGTGTCTTTGTCAATGAGATTTAGTTGCAAAAAATGTAAATAAGGGGTCTTTTTCTTCTCTAGATACTCCTGGGGTGGCCAGCCTTTATTTATAACATGTCCTTCATCCAACATTAATAAAATGGTTCCAGTCTGCAACAGCTGTGGAAGTAACAGAGTCTTTGAATTTCAACTTATGCCAGCACTGGTCAGCATGCTGAAGACTGTTGATGCAGGTTAAATCTTTCGTTGCTTTAACTGAATACTAGTCAATCTGCTGGTTGATTTATGATTATAGTGGCCTGGAATTTAGGCTGCTTCTTGCAGAATGTACACAGTGAATGAAATAACTATTTTTAATACCATTAAGCCAATCAAGAAGCCAACTAATATTGGAGGTAGCCTTCTGTTAGGTTGTACTCAATGCTTCTGAGGTCTTGTGAGGACAGCATCTTGTACAAGACTCACTGTTGTTCAATTTTAGCTGTTCAGTTTCCTTTTAATGAGAAGCAACATTCCCATTCCTGTTTGTTCCTATTTACTGGGACTGTTTGATCAAAGCCTCATATTTTCCTTAGTGCCTTTCCAATAAGAGAAGTCAAGAAAATTCCTGGTCCCTGCTTAGTATAATTAACGTGTAATACTAGTCCAAACTGAAGACTTGAGAACTGAATAAATATGTTAAAATTCTGTTTCATCACAAACAAGACTGCAGCCACATACAAGCagctttattttgtttatttaaaaatctcAGCAGGTTTTCTTTAAAATCTTGAAGTGACAAAGTACTCCATGTTTACTTAGGAGATTAAACCCTAGTCTACTCTACTAACTTGTGTTGGTATAACTGTCACTccagggtgtggaaaatccataccCCAGAGCAACAGTAATGCTAACCAAACTCCCAGCGTATACAGTGCTATGTCcctgggagggcttctcccatcgataGGGCTCCTCCCATTCTCCTGCTTCTcaaggaggtggagtacctacactgacaggagaaacTCTTCCGTCAGCATAGGTAGCATCCTCACTAAActctacagcagcacagcaagtgtagacaagccgtaAAAGTTAACAGTATTTGAAGTGAGGAGAGTTTAGTTACTAAACAAAACCAtgatttattatgtatttatatcAAAATGTAGTTCAGAACACTGATCATTTAGGCTTCATTGAAACCAACcttctacaccaggggtcagcaacgttcggcacgcggcttgccagggtaagcaccctagcgggccgggccagtttatttacctgctgacgcggcaggttcggccgatcgtggcccccactcgccgcggttcgctgtcccgggccaatgggggcggcgggaagtggtgcgggccgagggatgtgctcgggacggtgaaccgcggcgagtgggggccgcaatcggctgaacctgccgcgtcagaaggtaaataaactggcccggcccgctagggtgcttaccctggcgagccgcgtgccgaacgttgccgacacCTGTTCTACACTGTGGATTATGGTAAAGATGTTCCAGACAAATTGGATTGTGATTTTTCCAAATACATACTGAACTATATTCTTTGTGTTTATACCCATTCAACCTCAATGAAGCCACAGTGGTTGATACAAATGTgagagaacagaatttgacccactgtctttttttaaaaattggagtaAATTTTAAGGTAGTATGCCCGAGGCCTGCTTAAAGTTCTTTGTGAATTTCATTTAAAGgattgacaatttaaaaaaatcacacttccaTCTGAATTTTATAACTATTACAGTATTTTTTTGTATTGTAACTGACAGAGAAATCTCATTTCTAAATTACTGTATGCTGTTTTGTACATGAGATGGATAATGAAATGTATATTCTCACATtagaaaataattatattttagaGGCATCTGATAGGAGAGAGACTGTGTAATTATATATGTATTACAGAATGATTAACATTCAAATTAAGTTTTATGAAGCAATGGAACATTTCTGCAGCATAGATGACAAACAGGTATAACCAAAACTATATAGTTTTTCCTTAAACATAAGTCAATTTTAACCAAACCTTCTTGGGCTTCTGGGGTTCAACTTTCCTTTAGATACTGAATTATTAATATCTCTCAGCCTGTCATTAGTATTTGAAATCCTGAATTAATGAAGTGGAATATGAGttttagattattattattatttttaataatgtcaAAGAACTTCTAAGTTTAAATGGAACCTTTTAGGGTCCAGAAACTTAGCACTCAATTAAGCCCAGTATCCCGTAAACACTTACACATTTGCTTACCTTTAGGCATGTGAGTAGTCCATTGGCCTAGCTACTGCCAGTGCCCCCTTACCCCATCATATGCTTACTAGACATTTATAATTAAGTCATTAGGACTTCTCACATGCTTAGttgagcatgtgcataaatgtttgccaGATTGGGACACTAATTAGCATCCCACAGTTGTTTAAAATTGTACCAGTCTACCTATCTGCTCCACTCTAAATAGATATTTTAATTACCTGTGGAGAAAGGGCTATATTTTTAGAACTGCACATGAACAAATGGCCAATTAGTTATGTAAATAGCTATTTGTTGCATATTGCTTATACATTTTTGTGAATGCAGTTATAAACAGCTGCCTTTAAATATGTTAACCACTAATACACTACATGTTGTAAACTCTTAAATATTACTTTTTTCAGATCTGTCAGTGGAATTTGGAACAGTCATAGTTTACACATGTGAAAGAAGCTGTTGGCCAGCTAATCATCAGAACCCCTTGGAGGAATTTATTTTTATACAAGAAGATCCTGATcagcaattatttaaataaaacacttATTTTCTTGAACAAATAATGTTCTTATTTGAGTAAAATGAAAGTATTTGTGCAGCAAAATGTCACCAAAATATGACATTTTGAAGTCACATGGTAGTGTGGGTTTTTAGTAATTCTTACAAAGAGGTCCAAAACTGCTGTGCTAGGAAGTGAATATTCATACACTTGGTACATGTACAAGATTTGCTACTTTTGCTTACGTACACAATTTTGTATAGTGATTTAGTAGTACATATTCTAGCTAGTAACGATGACTACTTTGAAACTGTTAGGgatgggagggaaaggagaaaggTTGTTCTTATTACACTTGCTCTAGCTTTATTTTGTTTGGCTTATGTTAGCTAGGCAGCATTCTAGAGTCCTGCAACTGTTCATCAGGAAAAGTTGACCCCCCTCTGTAGGGTTCTGTATACCAGTCAGATTAAGTATAAAATACAGGCATTTCAATTGCATTTCTTTATCTTCAATTGGCATTAAGTGAATATGCAGCTTGTGATCCAAGAAAGTGCATTCTTACTATGACTACTGCACTAAGGATGATGAGGGTCTATTTATGAATTTCTGCTGTGATTCTAACACTGAGTTCTAGATGCACAACCTCTCCTTGCATTGAGCTTTGTTAAGAAACATTAACAAGGAGCACAGTAGTGGTTAGGTATGGGCTTGATTGTGAAAACAGGGATATAAGAAGTTTGAGTCCCAGCCCATTTACACACAAACGTTTTTGTATGGGAAGCTTCTAGTACAGACAGCACACATTGCGTTTGTATTTAGCACGTAGAAGTGAAGCTAAGCTGTGCCTCTAaggctaacattttaaaaacaagttaaaacATTATTCCTTTGTAGATAAGCATTGCTAAGCTATGATTAtaaatgaaaagatttttttaaccGAGATGGTGTAGGCACCACGCAGATGAGATCAAAAAGCAATAGACCCCCCTCTGCTTACACTTCAGATGAGGCGGTTTTCACAGCACGATAGCACTCCTCCCCAATCTgtgtttttgcagtgaagacacaattggtggggaggacaggactaCAGCCACTAGATCCCAGCTGGCAGAGGGCGGAAGCCGTtgtcaccctcagcagcacgTGACCCAAGCCCACCAGGAGCCATTTTTCTGAGCTCTTCGCTAGAGTAGACTTGTGTACAATACAGAAACTGAACCCGGCTCTTCTGCGTCTCCACCCGCCGCTGTCGCCACTTGGCCCTCAAGCCACGCTAGGCACGTTCGCTATCGGCTCCGCGTTCGGAGCGGCCTGTTCTCctccccgccggcagggggcgctgcgACAGTTAGAGGCAGCGGAGGCTGCTTCAGTGTGGGCTGCGGCTCGTCGTCGTTGTCCCGAGCGCGGCCCGGCGCTGAGGAGAGACGCGCGGAATCGCTGCCCGCCCGCGCGCTGCCTCCCCCTCGCCATGTCCGTGCCGGTGTCGGGAGCCCTGCGCAGGGAGCTGGCGGAGGCCGTGTCCGGGGCTCGGCTGCTGGTGGTGGGAGCCGGCGGCATCGGCTGCGAGCTGCTCAAAGATTTGGTGCTCACTGGCTTCAACAACATCGACGTGGTGCGGCCCGGGGCCGGAGCGACCGCCGGGCGGGGAGAGGGGGTCGGGGCCGGGGAGCGGATACGGGTTGAGGAAAGCGGATCGGAGGGAGCCGAGCCCGGCCCGCTTTGCGGGGGTGGAAGCAGGTCGCGGGGGGCGGGCAGCAGCTCCCGGGGAGCACGGCGGAGTGTGCGccgtgctcccctcccccctcattgtGTGTTTTCAAACTGCTCCTACCCGCCAAAGCTGCAGGCACTAGGGAGGGGCTGCACCGTCCCGCAGGGCCCCCTGCGCATGGGCctccggggctggagggagaagagGTTACAGTGGGTGGGAGAGGTTGGAGCTGGCTTGGCAGGGCTGACGGGGGGTGGCCTGCGTTGGGCGGATGGGGAGTACTTACCGCTTGTGTGAAAAGAAACCctgacagaaaataaataaagttcCAAGCCCGGGGACCCCCAGTATCAAATCCAGTGTAACGATGGTGCGCGCTTTGCGTGCTGTAGGGATTGGCTGTCCAGAAAATACTGAAGACTAGAGTGAGATCTCTCGCTCTCCAGGAATTCAGATGTGTTCTCTGAGAATTCACTAATAACATCTGCATGGGAAGGCACCGCTGCCTGTCTTTCCCCCACAGGGATTGTACAGTCACATGCGAAGTAGAAGCGTCACTTCTCCGAAAGCTAGTAGACAGCAACTCATGTGGGAAATAGCATATCATGTTTGCCACTTTTCAGCTGCCCCCTTAAAATCTTAGCAAAACGTCGGTGTTAATTTTTGCTTAATGCTTGCTGTCTCTTAGTAGAGATGTTAATATCTTGAACAGACTGCTGTTGTAGTCTGCTGGGTGACACTAAAAGCGAAATATGTGGGTGGTGAAATTGTATTTTTAGATACTGAGTTGTAAAACTGCCAGTCTTGAAAGTCCAATTCTGATACTTTCTTCAGGCTGTTGCTTTCACTTTTGTTTCCCGATGCTAATCTCTAAACAGGAGTAtagaagaagggggtggggggtgggggcagactaTTAGAACTTTGGGCAGAAAATTAATGTCTCCAAATAAACCTGGTTTTCAGCTCTTAATTCATTACTATCATCTAATGCAGTTGTgaagaaacttttttaaaaaggcaaattatAAATTTAGCAGGTATGTTAGGCACCTGTCTTATATCCATCACTGTTTTGACCTGTCTGCATTTGGCCATAaacaaagtttgaaaatgtgtggAAAACACAGATTTTAAGTTTAGTTCTGAGAAGTTTTGTTCATGTCCAAACGTGCTTAACAAACCAAATTAGGAACTTTTATCTGAAATCACGTTTTGACACTTGGCAACTGGTTTCCAGACCCATGGCCATGTTCAGCCATTAGTATGTTATTCCACAAgcagtcccatttatttcagtatgTTCCGGATGGAGTTAACATTAATATTGTGCCAGTGAACCAAACCTAGCAAAGAGAAAAAGatcaacatttttcttcattgTGAGGCATTTTTTGTGTTTTCCTCACCTTGTTATTACTGGACTCTTGTTAAAAAATATCAAGTACTTTTGTTCCAAAGATTGCTGTGGCTGCCTTGGAAAATCAAGGTTTATAAACCAGGTAAATTTTCCACTGGCATGTTTAGTATTTTGCTTGTGCGCCTGTTTTAGGACCCTGTCCAACTCTAGCATAAGTAGGGATTTGATCAGGTCCTTAGTTTTGTTCCCTTtactcttctttctctctctctgtctgtctctctctcttttcaacaGCAGTTTGAGAGTGTTATCAAAATTTGACTGTGGAGAAAGGGGCTGAGGAATAGATGAGAATGAGAGCAAAGCTATAATTGTGCAAAATACTTTTGTTATTttacaaaaattatttttgtccAATATCagtaaaatgaaatgtaaagGTTCTTAGGAATTAGGACAGTGTCAATTTGGGCATGTTGCACATCTTGGATATTTTGTGGCATATATTTTTAATCTGCCTCATGGCATGAGTAGGCATTGATGTCAGCAGCTTTGTCTAACAAAATTTTATTGTTGAACATAATTTTGATCGATCAAGTTAGGTGACAGTGCTGAACATGATTAGTCCTCTACACTGATTGCTAAGTTATGGTCAGCATTTTCATCTAACTCAGTTTTTCAAAACAGTTCAAATGTGATCAGTTTTTGATATGCAGAACTAGTTTGTGTAATCCCTGTATTAGACTGTAGTGAAGGCTACTGTGTCACGATGTAAACTGAAATATACTAAGATACACATTCATCTGGAAAAAGAGAAATAGAAGCTACTGCATACCTGAAATGTGACTGAGTTAATATTGATTTAAGAACTTTCACTTCTGCACTTCACTTGATAAACTGCAGTGGATCTGAAAATTGTGCTCTCTAAAGATAGCATGAAGAACTACTCTATTTTAATGTTACATACGCTGCTTTTGATCTGTTTAGTTTGTAAATGTGAAACGGCTGCCTCTTATGTACTTATAGATTGATCTGGATACTATTGATGTCAGCAACCTAAACAGGCagtttttgtttcaaaagaaACATGTTGGGAGGTCAAAAGCACAGGTAAGGAGAAAATTTTGAAAACTTACCTTTTTCTAATGAATATAATAAACATCTTTCATGTTATGAATGTAATATTAAAATAGTTATTGTACATACTGAATCAATGTTGAAAATGTATGATTCATATATAGCTTGTAATATTCTTTTCTGCTTTCTAAAATAATTGATGGAGTAAGTATTAGTTGATACAGtatttcttcattttaaaaaattaaaccccAGTATTAATGCATAACGTTGCAGATTTGTTGGATCTTGAATGTAAGGAAGAAATATTGGACTACCAATTGTTTGTTCTTTTCCAGGTTGCCAAGGAAAGCGTGTTACAGTTTTACCCAGAAGCTAATATTATAGCTTATCATGACAGTATCATGAAGTATGTTTgtcttaaattttatttaaatactcTTATTATTGGGAATTTCAttcatatgtatgtatgtatatgtatgtatgtatatgtataaaaCATGCAGTTTTAAGGAGGAGATTTTATAAAATTACTAAATATT encodes:
- the PDCD2L gene encoding programmed cell death protein 2-like, with product MAASACRAPEPRVLLGLRDAAIPDPGRDSLQPPSWATSTLGGSPNCAPSVTVTYPSCGICGATLMHIVQIYCPLEGSLFHRVINVFACAMKGCWGKSESWKVLRSQYLQMQGKETQDCKLKQKQENNFATNDWCDGADDWGICDETEYPVQTTSHLLGLNTVSSSSLSTATVCASQFQGLSLSETTDSSDSLHRPVPCGDGIVMPTSCPRFQSYYISVVDEEDYTDYLDTDHAHKLLKEYQQREGVDLELLMSESFVGEGDNEKYEKSEVKNRDHVFHKFMKRISACHEQILRYSWGGQPLFITCPSSNINKMVPVCNSCGSNRVFEFQLMPALVSMLKTVDADLSVEFGTVIVYTCERSCWPANHQNPLEEFIFIQEDPDQQLFK